One Dehalococcoidia bacterium DNA segment encodes these proteins:
- a CDS encoding oxidoreductase, translated as MPQTYRALVVDKQDGVFSVGVRELPFDQLPAGDVTIRVAYSTVNYKDGLACTADGRIIRGYPMVPGVDLAGTVTDSMNGRFKAGDEVVVTGFDQGVSHPGGFAEYARVPAGWVVKLPAGLSLREAMALGTAGFTAGLSVQRLEENGLRPGNGPVLVTGATGGVGSTAVSMLAGRGYEVAASTGKSSEHGFLRGLGAGEILTREEVSAQSNRPLEKERWAAGVDPVGGDTLAYLVRTTKYGGSVASSGLTGGTALSTTVFPFILRGVSLLGIESVMCPMAVREPLWQRLAGDLKPKGLSDSIAHEITLEQVPEVVPVILRGGVTGRAVVRIGA; from the coding sequence ATGCCGCAGACCTACCGGGCGCTCGTGGTCGACAAGCAGGACGGTGTGTTTTCCGTCGGCGTGCGCGAGCTGCCCTTCGACCAGCTTCCGGCCGGCGACGTCACGATCCGCGTCGCGTACTCCACGGTGAACTACAAGGATGGCCTCGCCTGCACCGCGGACGGGCGCATTATTCGCGGCTACCCGATGGTGCCCGGCGTTGACCTGGCCGGCACGGTGACCGACTCCATGAACGGCCGCTTCAAGGCCGGCGACGAGGTCGTGGTCACGGGCTTCGACCAGGGCGTATCGCACCCGGGCGGCTTCGCCGAGTACGCGCGAGTGCCGGCCGGCTGGGTTGTCAAGCTGCCCGCCGGCCTCTCATTGCGCGAGGCAATGGCGCTGGGCACAGCCGGCTTTACCGCGGGGCTCTCCGTGCAGCGGCTGGAAGAGAACGGCCTGCGCCCGGGCAACGGGCCGGTACTGGTGACCGGCGCGACCGGCGGCGTGGGCAGCACGGCCGTCAGCATGCTGGCCGGGCGCGGCTACGAGGTCGCGGCAAGCACGGGCAAGTCGTCCGAGCACGGCTTCCTGCGCGGTCTCGGCGCCGGCGAAATCTTGACGCGTGAAGAAGTCTCGGCGCAGAGCAACCGGCCGCTGGAGAAGGAGCGCTGGGCCGCGGGCGTGGACCCAGTTGGCGGGGACACCCTCGCCTACCTGGTGCGGACGACGAAATACGGCGGTTCCGTTGCAAGCTCTGGCCTGACTGGCGGCACCGCGCTCAGCACGACGGTCTTCCCCTTCATCCTGCGCGGGGTCAGTCTGCTGGGCATCGAGTCGGTGATGTGCCCGATGGCCGTACGCGAGCCACTCTGGCAGCGACTGGCCGGCGATCTGAAGCCGAAGGGGCTGAGCGACAGCATCGCCCACGAGATCACGCTGGAACAGGTGCCCGAGGTCGTACCGGTGATCCTGCGCGGCGGCGTGACGGGCCGCGCCGTGGTGCGCATCGGCGCGTAG
- a CDS encoding TOBE domain-containing protein: MELSARNQLPGTVKAIKLGEVMAEVIVDVGGHDVVSAITRSSVERLALKAGDAVTVVIKSTEVMLAK, from the coding sequence ATGGAGCTCAGCGCACGCAATCAACTGCCGGGCACGGTCAAGGCGATCAAGCTGGGCGAGGTGATGGCCGAAGTAATCGTGGACGTCGGCGGTCACGATGTTGTCTCGGCGATCACGCGCAGCAGCGTGGAGCGGCTGGCGCTGAAGGCCGGCGACGCGGTGACCGTGGTGATCAAGTCCACGGAAGTGATGCTCGCGAAGTAA
- a CDS encoding PadR family transcriptional regulator: protein MSKLKAGLSAGEYAILGVLRERPMHGYEISRRFAADLDLGLVLPMDMSTVYALLKELHEQGLIDGQRETVGLRPPRTVYHLTPEADAQLLHWLEEPVARLREVRADLMVKLYFCRAIGSALAARLLDAQLAESRSYLQRADRLAAEAAPEGFERLVRESKATAARATVAWLAAERDRLAG from the coding sequence ATGTCCAAGCTTAAGGCGGGGCTTTCCGCCGGGGAATACGCCATTCTCGGCGTGCTGCGCGAGCGCCCGATGCACGGCTACGAGATCTCCCGCCGCTTCGCCGCCGACCTCGATTTGGGACTCGTGCTGCCGATGGACATGAGCACGGTCTACGCCCTGCTCAAGGAGTTGCACGAGCAGGGGCTGATCGACGGGCAGCGCGAGACGGTGGGCCTGCGGCCGCCGCGCACGGTCTATCACCTCACGCCCGAGGCGGACGCGCAACTGTTGCACTGGTTGGAAGAGCCGGTGGCCCGCCTGCGCGAAGTGCGCGCGGACCTGATGGTGAAGCTGTACTTCTGCCGCGCGATTGGCAGCGCCCTTGCCGCGCGCCTGCTCGACGCGCAGCTCGCCGAGAGCCGGTCATACCTGCAGCGGGCGGATCGGCTGGCGGCGGAAGCGGCGCCGGAAGGTTTTGAGCGGCTGGTGCGCGAATCGAAGGCCACCGCTGCACGCGCCACGGTTGCCTGGCTCGCCGCCGAGCGCGATCGCCTGGCCGGCTGA
- the modA gene encoding molybdate ABC transporter substrate-binding protein, with protein sequence MKRALALIVFSLLFPGACRSSNNSKSASTPAQIASAIATVATRAGSPSAAGVATATPSPPPVQAALPATPPAAAHATVTPALNLGGSLTVFAAASLTEAFNEIGQGFQQSTGVKVTFSYGASSTLQTQLAQGAKADIFASADQPNMDKAKQAGVIDGPDQLFVKNKLAVIFPKANPAKIQSLQDLAKPGIAFVLTDPSVPIGNYARQALQKMAQDPSFGAGFDQKVLANLKSQEANVRAVVSKVQLGEADAGITYTTDVTPDAAKDVQSIVIPDQFNIIATYPIAVVKGAGNGAAARAFIAYVRSAPGQAVLKKWNFITDADTGQS encoded by the coding sequence GTGAAACGCGCGCTTGCCCTGATCGTGTTCTCCTTGCTGTTCCCCGGCGCCTGCAGATCGAGCAACAACAGCAAATCAGCCTCCACGCCGGCGCAGATCGCTTCCGCGATCGCCACGGTCGCCACGCGGGCGGGGTCGCCGTCGGCGGCAGGCGTGGCCACGGCGACGCCGAGTCCGCCGCCGGTGCAAGCGGCCCTTCCGGCGACGCCGCCCGCCGCCGCACACGCCACGGTGACGCCGGCACTGAACCTGGGCGGTTCGCTCACCGTGTTCGCCGCCGCCTCGTTGACCGAAGCCTTCAACGAGATCGGCCAGGGCTTTCAGCAAAGCACGGGCGTGAAGGTGACGTTCAGCTACGGCGCATCGAGCACGCTGCAGACGCAACTCGCCCAGGGCGCGAAGGCCGATATCTTCGCCTCCGCCGACCAGCCGAACATGGACAAGGCAAAACAGGCCGGCGTGATCGACGGGCCGGACCAGCTATTCGTCAAGAACAAGCTGGCCGTTATCTTTCCGAAGGCGAACCCGGCGAAGATTCAATCGTTGCAGGACCTGGCGAAGCCGGGCATTGCCTTTGTCTTGACCGACCCGAGCGTGCCGATCGGCAACTACGCCCGCCAGGCACTACAGAAAATGGCGCAGGATCCCAGCTTCGGCGCCGGTTTCGACCAGAAGGTGCTTGCCAACCTCAAGTCACAGGAAGCCAACGTGCGCGCCGTGGTCAGCAAAGTCCAGCTTGGCGAAGCGGACGCGGGGATCACGTACACCACCGACGTCACGCCCGACGCCGCGAAAGACGTGCAGAGCATCGTGATTCCGGACCAGTTCAACATCATCGCCACCTATCCGATCGCCGTGGTGAAGGGCGCGGGGAACGGCGCCGCGGCGCGGGCGTTCATCGCCTACGTACGGTCGGCGCCCGGCCAGGCCGTGCTGAAAAAGTGGAACTTCATCACCGACGCGGACACGGGGCAGTCATGA
- a CDS encoding ABC transporter permease, with amino-acid sequence MADIEARGPRLNAGDLLVLPATVFVLFVAVPLLALTWRAAQSGALWSSLAQPPIRDALRLSLTTSLLTVAIVLLLGTPLAYLLARRRFPGQALVDTLVDLPMVLPPVVAGVALLMAFGRRGVLGPALAGAGLDVAFTAKAVVAAQLFVSSPFYIRAARVGFQGVDATLEQAAAIDGASPWRGFRHITLPLSLPALLSGLVLCWARALSEFGATMLFAGNLRGSTQTLSLAIMTAMEANLYTALALSVLLLAVA; translated from the coding sequence GTGGCCGACATTGAGGCTCGCGGACCGCGGCTGAACGCCGGCGATCTGCTGGTGTTGCCGGCGACGGTGTTCGTGCTGTTCGTGGCCGTGCCGCTCCTCGCCCTCACCTGGCGGGCGGCCCAATCGGGCGCGTTGTGGAGCAGCCTCGCGCAGCCGCCGATCCGCGACGCCCTGCGCCTCAGCCTCACCACCAGCCTGCTGACCGTGGCGATCGTGCTGCTGCTGGGCACGCCGCTCGCCTACCTGCTGGCACGGCGCCGCTTCCCCGGCCAGGCGCTGGTCGACACGCTGGTCGACCTGCCGATGGTGCTGCCGCCGGTGGTGGCCGGCGTCGCTCTGCTGATGGCCTTCGGCCGGCGCGGCGTCCTGGGCCCCGCCCTGGCCGGCGCCGGCCTCGACGTCGCCTTCACGGCCAAGGCGGTGGTCGCGGCGCAGCTGTTCGTCAGCAGCCCCTTCTACATCCGTGCCGCACGGGTCGGCTTCCAGGGCGTGGACGCGACGCTGGAGCAGGCGGCGGCGATCGACGGCGCCTCGCCCTGGCGTGGCTTCCGGCACATCACGCTGCCGCTGAGCCTGCCCGCGCTGCTGAGCGGCCTCGTGCTCTGCTGGGCGCGGGCGCTGTCGGAGTTCGGCGCGACGATGCTGTTCGCCGGCAACCTGCGCGGCAGCACGCAGACGCTGTCGCTGGCGATCATGACGGCGATGGAGGCCAACCTCTACACCGCGCTGGCGCTGTCGGTGCTGCTGCTCGCCGTCGCC